A single genomic interval of Symphalangus syndactylus isolate Jambi chromosome 18, NHGRI_mSymSyn1-v2.1_pri, whole genome shotgun sequence harbors:
- the LGALS2 gene encoding galectin-2 isoform X1 — MTGELEVKNMDMKPGSTLKITGRIADGADGFVINLGQGTDKLNLHFNPRFSESTIVCNSLDGSNWGQEQREDHLCFSPGSEVKFTVTFESDKFKVKLPDEHELTFPNRLGHSHLSYLSVRGGFNMSSFKLKE, encoded by the exons ATGACG GGGGAACTTGAGGTTAAGAACATGGACATGAAGCCGGGGTCAACCCTGAAGATCACAGGCAGGATCGCCGATGGCGCTGATGG CTTTGTAATTAATCTGGGTCAGGGGACAGACAAGCTGAACCTGCATTTCAACCCTCGCTTCAGCGAATCCACTATTGTCTGCAACTCATTGGACGGCAGCAACTGGGGGCAAGAACAACGGGAAGATCACCTGTGCTTCAGCCCAGGGTCAGAGGTCAAG tTCACGGTGACCTTTGAGAGTGACAAATTCAAGGTGAAGCTGCCAGATGAGCACGAGCTAACTTTTCCCAACAGGCTGGGCCACAGCCACCTGAGCTACCTGAGTGTAAGGGGCGGGTTCAACATGTCCTCTTTCaagttaaaagaataa
- the CDC42EP1 gene encoding cdc42 effector protein 1 isoform X2 yields the protein MPGPQGGGGAPTMSLGKLSPVGWVSSSQGKRRLTADMISLPLGDFRHTMHVGRGGDVFGDTSFLSNHGGSSGGTHRSPRSFLAKKLQLMRRVGAPPRRMASPPAPSPAPPAISPIIKNAISLPQLNQAAYDSLVVGKLSFDSSPTSSTDGHSSYGLDSGFCTISRLPRSEKPHDRDRDGSFPSEPGLRRSDSLLSFHLDLDLGPSLLSELLGVMSLPEAPAAETPAPAANPPAPTANPPAPAANPPAPAANPTAPAANPPAPAATPMDPAANPPAPAANPPAPAASSTPHGHCPNGVTAGLGPVAEVKASPVGGGPRGPAGPALGRHWGAGWDGGRHYLEMDARQERVEVLPQARASWESLDEEWRAPQAGSRTPVPSTVQVNTFEFADAEEDDEVKV from the exons ATGCCCGGCCCCCAGGGGGGCGGAGGCGCCCCCACCATGAGCCTGGGCAAGCTCTCGCCTGTGGGCTGGGTGTCCAGTTCACAGGGAAAGAGGCGGCTGACTGCAGACATGATCAGCCTCCCACTCGGGGACTTCCGCCACACCATGCATGTGGGCCGCGGCGGGGACGTCTTCGGGGACACCTCCTTCCTCAGCAACCACGGTGGCAGCTCTGGGGGCACCCATCGCTCACCCCGCAGCTTCCTGGCCAAGAAGCTGCAGCTGATGCGGAGGGTGGGGGCGCCCCCCCGGAGGATGGCATCTCCCCCTGCACCCTCCCCGGCTCCACCGGCTATCTCCCCCATCATCAAGAATGCCATCTCCCTGCCCCAGCTCAACCAGGCCGCCTACGACAGCCTCGTGGTTGGCAAGCTCAGCTTTGACAGCAGCCCCACCAGCTCCACGGACGGCCACTCCAGCTACG GCCTGGACTCTGGGTTCTGCACCATCTCCCGCCTGCCCCGCTCGGAAAAGCCACATGACCGAGACCGGGATGGTTCCTTCCCCTCTGAGCCCGGGCTTCGCCGCTCTGACTCTCTCTTGTCCTTCCACCTGGACCTCGACCTTGGGCCCTCGCTCCTCAGCGAGCTGCTAGGGGTCATGAGCCTCCCGGAAGCCCCTGCAGCTGAGACTCCAGCCCCTGCTGCAAACCCCCCAGCCCCTACTGCAAACCCCCCAGCCCCTGCTGCAAACCCCCCAGCGCCTGCTGCAAACCCCACGG CGCCTGCCGCAAACCCCCCAGCGCCTGCCGCAACCCCCATGGATCCTGCTGCAAATCCCCCAGCCCCTGCCGCAAATCCCCCAGCCCCTGCCGCAAGCTCCACACCCCATGGACACTGTCCCAATGGGGTAACAGCTGGGTTGGGCCCAGTGGCTGAGGTGAAGGCCAGCCCAGTGGGAGGGGGTCCCCGAGGACCTGCTGGCCCTGCCCTCGGCAGGCACTGGGGAGCAGGCTGGGATGGTGGCCGCCACTACCTGGAGATGGATGCGCGGCAGGAGCGGGTGGAGGTGCTGCCCCAAGCCCGGGCCTCCTGGGAGAGCCTGGACGAAGAGTGGAGGGCACCCCAGGCAGGCAGCAGGACCCCGGTGCCCAGCACAGTGCAAGTAAACACCTTTGAATTTGCGGATGCTGAGGAGGATGATGAGGTCAAGGTGTGA
- the LGALS2 gene encoding galectin-2 isoform X2, which produces MTGELEVKNMDMKPGSTLKITGRIADGADGESTIVCNSLDGSNWGQEQREDHLCFSPGSEVKFTVTFESDKFKVKLPDEHELTFPNRLGHSHLSYLSVRGGFNMSSFKLKE; this is translated from the exons ATGACG GGGGAACTTGAGGTTAAGAACATGGACATGAAGCCGGGGTCAACCCTGAAGATCACAGGCAGGATCGCCGATGGCGCTGATGG CGAATCCACTATTGTCTGCAACTCATTGGACGGCAGCAACTGGGGGCAAGAACAACGGGAAGATCACCTGTGCTTCAGCCCAGGGTCAGAGGTCAAG tTCACGGTGACCTTTGAGAGTGACAAATTCAAGGTGAAGCTGCCAGATGAGCACGAGCTAACTTTTCCCAACAGGCTGGGCCACAGCCACCTGAGCTACCTGAGTGTAAGGGGCGGGTTCAACATGTCCTCTTTCaagttaaaagaataa
- the CDC42EP1 gene encoding cdc42 effector protein 1 isoform X1: MPGPQGGGGAPTMSLGKLSPVGWVSSSQGKRRLTADMISLPLGDFRHTMHVGRGGDVFGDTSFLSNHGGSSGGTHRSPRSFLAKKLQLMRRVGAPPRRMASPPAPSPAPPAISPIIKNAISLPQLNQAAYDSLVVGKLSFDSSPTSSTDGHSSYGLDSGFCTISRLPRSEKPHDRDRDGSFPSEPGLRRSDSLLSFHLDLDLGPSLLSELLGVMSLPEAPAAETPAPAANPPAPTANPPAPAANPPAPAANPTGPAANPPAPAANPPAPAANPPAPAANPPAPAATPMDPAANPPAPAANPPAPAASSTPHGHCPNGVTAGLGPVAEVKASPVGGGPRGPAGPALGRHWGAGWDGGRHYLEMDARQERVEVLPQARASWESLDEEWRAPQAGSRTPVPSTVQVNTFEFADAEEDDEVKV; encoded by the exons ATGCCCGGCCCCCAGGGGGGCGGAGGCGCCCCCACCATGAGCCTGGGCAAGCTCTCGCCTGTGGGCTGGGTGTCCAGTTCACAGGGAAAGAGGCGGCTGACTGCAGACATGATCAGCCTCCCACTCGGGGACTTCCGCCACACCATGCATGTGGGCCGCGGCGGGGACGTCTTCGGGGACACCTCCTTCCTCAGCAACCACGGTGGCAGCTCTGGGGGCACCCATCGCTCACCCCGCAGCTTCCTGGCCAAGAAGCTGCAGCTGATGCGGAGGGTGGGGGCGCCCCCCCGGAGGATGGCATCTCCCCCTGCACCCTCCCCGGCTCCACCGGCTATCTCCCCCATCATCAAGAATGCCATCTCCCTGCCCCAGCTCAACCAGGCCGCCTACGACAGCCTCGTGGTTGGCAAGCTCAGCTTTGACAGCAGCCCCACCAGCTCCACGGACGGCCACTCCAGCTACG GCCTGGACTCTGGGTTCTGCACCATCTCCCGCCTGCCCCGCTCGGAAAAGCCACATGACCGAGACCGGGATGGTTCCTTCCCCTCTGAGCCCGGGCTTCGCCGCTCTGACTCTCTCTTGTCCTTCCACCTGGACCTCGACCTTGGGCCCTCGCTCCTCAGCGAGCTGCTAGGGGTCATGAGCCTCCCGGAAGCCCCTGCAGCTGAGACTCCAGCCCCTGCTGCAAACCCCCCAGCCCCTACTGCAAACCCCCCAGCCCCTGCTGCAAACCCCCCAGCGCCTGCTGCAAACCCCACGGGTCCTGCTGCAAACCCCCCAGCCCCTGCTGCAAACCCCCCAGCGCCTGCCGCAAACCCCCCAGCGCCTGCCGCAAACCCCCCAGCGCCTGCCGCAACCCCCATGGATCCTGCTGCAAATCCCCCAGCCCCTGCCGCAAATCCCCCAGCCCCTGCCGCAAGCTCCACACCCCATGGACACTGTCCCAATGGGGTAACAGCTGGGTTGGGCCCAGTGGCTGAGGTGAAGGCCAGCCCAGTGGGAGGGGGTCCCCGAGGACCTGCTGGCCCTGCCCTCGGCAGGCACTGGGGAGCAGGCTGGGATGGTGGCCGCCACTACCTGGAGATGGATGCGCGGCAGGAGCGGGTGGAGGTGCTGCCCCAAGCCCGGGCCTCCTGGGAGAGCCTGGACGAAGAGTGGAGGGCACCCCAGGCAGGCAGCAGGACCCCGGTGCCCAGCACAGTGCAAGTAAACACCTTTGAATTTGCGGATGCTGAGGAGGATGATGAGGTCAAGGTGTGA